From a single Nostoc sp. MS1 genomic region:
- a CDS encoding DUF427 domain-containing protein, with the protein MHPQRIEPQPGQESVWDYPRPPRLEETNKHIQIIFNGVIIADTQNAKRVLETSHPPSYYLPPEDIRMEYLFLTPQSSFCEWKGRAGYYTIRVEDKEVQNAAWYYPSPTSEFASIKDHVAFYAHLMDVCYVDGEKVEPQPGNFYGGWVTSDVVGPFKGIPGSWGW; encoded by the coding sequence TGTATGGGACTATCCCCGTCCCCCTCGCTTGGAAGAAACAAACAAACACATTCAAATTATTTTCAATGGGGTAATCATCGCCGATACCCAAAATGCCAAACGGGTATTAGAAACTAGCCATCCTCCCTCTTATTACCTCCCCCCAGAAGATATCAGAATGGAATACCTATTTCTCACACCGCAATCTAGTTTTTGCGAGTGGAAAGGACGCGCTGGTTACTACACAATTCGGGTAGAAGATAAAGAAGTACAAAATGCAGCTTGGTATTACCCCAGCCCTACATCAGAATTTGCCTCAATTAAAGATCATGTAGCATTTTATGCCCATCTTATGGATGTTTGTTATGTGGATGGGGAAAAAGTAGAACCACAACCGGGTAACTTTTACGGTGGGTGGGTAACAAGCGATGTTGTAGGGCCGTTTAAAGGTATTCCCGGTAGTTGGGGCTGGTAA
- a CDS encoding AIPR family protein: MDRITSGLLNTFRKQLSLPEDLNQSESFEHFVNYYVISKEYNYQFELEDVHVGGGGDKALDGIAIIVNGSLINSKEEIEELEKKNKYLDVEFILIQSKTSSNFDAGEIAKFLIGAKDFFDEYSSLPTNPHVKDKRQLMEFIYTKSSFFKNRKPLCKLYYVTTGKWFDDLHLKGVIDNLRKSLDEMAIFERIIFNPVDANGIQDLYRLANNKISREIKLEKRVTIPKIEDVNQAYIGIIPAQEYLKLITDDDDNIIRGLFYDNVRGFQGENDVNQEIEATIKSKESLFFVLYNNGITLVAEDVYPVGDSITIRDYQIVNGCQTSYILYNSRESIKENDSLYIPIKIIALDRDSKLKNNIIKANNRQTPVKLEELEALTDFQKNLEEYYNSMPEAKRLYYERRPRQFNGIDDIEKIRIVDIRSQMRCFASMFLNQAHNAGRYHTRIVEETKNKIFLPSHHAIGYYVSVYAKFCLDALFRKNQIDVKYKPFKYHMLDILRMQVSGKTMPDMTSNRCLKYCETLEQALWDETKCREVLLNTTVVIDKAVNENYDRDEAKTIGFLNKIKSLI, translated from the coding sequence ATGGATAGAATTACATCTGGATTATTAAATACTTTTAGAAAACAGCTATCTCTACCTGAAGATTTAAATCAATCAGAGAGTTTTGAACACTTTGTTAATTATTACGTAATTTCTAAAGAATATAATTATCAATTTGAACTTGAAGACGTTCATGTTGGGGGAGGCGGAGATAAAGCGTTAGATGGAATAGCAATAATTGTTAATGGAAGTTTAATTAACTCAAAAGAAGAAATTGAAGAATTAGAGAAAAAGAACAAGTATTTAGATGTAGAATTTATATTAATACAATCCAAAACAAGTAGTAATTTTGATGCAGGCGAAATTGCAAAGTTTTTAATAGGAGCAAAAGACTTTTTTGATGAATATTCTTCATTGCCAACCAATCCTCATGTAAAAGATAAACGTCAACTAATGGAATTTATATATACAAAAAGTAGTTTTTTTAAAAATAGAAAACCTTTATGTAAATTATATTATGTTACAACTGGTAAATGGTTTGATGATCTACATTTAAAAGGAGTGATTGATAATCTGCGGAAAAGCCTTGATGAGATGGCAATTTTTGAAAGGATTATATTTAATCCTGTTGATGCTAATGGTATTCAAGATTTGTATAGATTAGCAAATAATAAAATATCACGAGAAATAAAGTTGGAAAAGCGCGTTACTATTCCTAAAATAGAAGATGTAAATCAAGCCTATATTGGTATTATACCAGCACAAGAATATTTAAAACTAATTACTGATGATGATGACAACATCATCAGAGGGCTATTCTACGATAATGTTCGAGGTTTTCAAGGGGAAAATGATGTAAACCAAGAAATTGAAGCAACGATTAAATCTAAAGAGAGTTTATTTTTTGTACTATATAATAATGGAATAACTCTTGTCGCTGAGGATGTGTATCCTGTAGGTGACTCTATTACTATTAGAGATTATCAAATTGTAAATGGATGCCAAACAAGCTACATTTTATATAATAGTAGAGAGTCTATAAAAGAAAATGATTCATTATACATACCAATTAAAATAATTGCTTTAGATCGTGATAGTAAATTAAAAAATAACATTATTAAAGCTAATAATCGACAAACACCTGTAAAACTTGAAGAATTAGAGGCTTTAACTGATTTTCAGAAAAACTTAGAGGAATACTATAATTCTATGCCAGAGGCAAAAAGGCTATATTACGAAAGAAGACCTCGCCAATTTAATGGAATAGATGATATTGAGAAAATAAGAATAGTAGATATACGATCTCAAATGAGATGTTTTGCTTCCATGTTTTTAAACCAAGCACACAATGCAGGAAGATATCATACAAGAATAGTAGAAGAAACAAAAAATAAAATATTCCTTCCTTCTCATCATGCAATAGGTTATTACGTTAGTGTTTATGCCAAGTTTTGTTTAGATGCTCTTTTCCGAAAAAACCAAATAGATGTTAAGTATAAACCATTTAAATATCATATGCTTGATATTTTAAGGATGCAAGTTTCAGGTAAAACAATGCCAGATATGACATCCAATAGGTGTCTTAAATACTGTGAAACACTAGAGCAGGCATTATGGGATGAAACTAAATGCCGAGAAGTATTATTAAATACTACTGTAGTTATTGATAAGGCTGTAAACGAAAATTATGATCGAGATGAAGCAAAAACTATTGGATTCCTAAACAAAATTAAAAGCTTAATTTAA